From a region of the Leptospira kmetyi serovar Malaysia str. Bejo-Iso9 genome:
- the metX gene encoding homoserine O-acetyltransferase MetX, producing the protein MNESGSIGIIETKFAEFKELPLDNGSVLSPVVIAYETYGTLSPSKNNAILICHALSGDAHAAGYNSESDKKPGWWDDYIGPGKSFDTNQYFIICSNVIGGCKGSSGPLSIHPETGTPYGSRFPFVSIQDMVRAQKLLVESLGIEKLLCVAGGSMGGMQALEWSIAYPDSLSNCIIMASTAEHSAMQIAFNEVGRQAILSDPNWNNGLYDENSPRKGLALARMVGHITYLSDDKMREKFGRNPPRGNILTTDFAVGSYLIYQGESFVDRFDANSYIYVTKALDHYSLGKGKELTAALSPATCRFLVVSYSSDWLYPPAQSREIVKSLEAADKRVFYLELQSGEGHDSFLLKNPKQIEILKGFLENPN; encoded by the coding sequence ATGAATGAATCTGGATCGATCGGAATCATCGAAACCAAATTTGCCGAGTTCAAAGAACTTCCTTTGGACAACGGATCCGTCTTATCTCCGGTCGTAATCGCCTACGAAACCTACGGAACTCTTTCGCCTTCTAAGAACAACGCCATTCTGATCTGCCACGCACTTTCAGGTGACGCGCACGCCGCAGGTTATAACTCGGAGTCGGATAAAAAACCGGGTTGGTGGGACGACTACATCGGTCCCGGAAAATCCTTCGACACGAATCAATACTTTATCATCTGTTCCAACGTAATCGGCGGTTGCAAAGGTTCTTCGGGACCTCTTTCCATTCACCCGGAAACGGGAACTCCGTACGGTTCCCGCTTTCCTTTCGTTTCCATCCAAGATATGGTACGAGCTCAAAAACTTTTGGTCGAATCCTTAGGGATCGAAAAACTTCTCTGCGTTGCGGGCGGTTCCATGGGCGGAATGCAAGCCTTGGAATGGAGCATCGCGTATCCCGATTCTCTTTCGAATTGTATCATCATGGCTTCCACCGCGGAACATTCCGCGATGCAGATTGCGTTCAACGAAGTCGGCAGACAGGCGATTCTTTCCGATCCGAATTGGAACAACGGTCTTTACGACGAAAATTCTCCGCGAAAAGGTTTGGCCTTGGCGAGAATGGTCGGTCATATCACGTATCTTTCCGACGATAAGATGAGAGAAAAGTTCGGCAGGAACCCTCCTCGCGGAAACATTCTAACCACCGACTTCGCCGTCGGAAGTTATCTGATCTATCAAGGTGAAAGTTTTGTGGATCGGTTTGACGCGAATTCTTATATCTACGTAACCAAGGCCCTCGATCACTACAGCCTCGGCAAGGGCAAAGAATTGACCGCGGCTCTTTCTCCTGCGACTTGCAGATTTTTAGTCGTGTCGTACAGCTCCGATTGGTTGTACCCGCCCGCACAATCGAGGGAAATCGTAAAGTCTCTCGAAGCCGCGGACAAACGAGTGTTTTATTTGGAACTTCAATCCGGTGAAGGACACGATTCCTTTTTGCTGAAGAATCCGAAGCAGATCGAAATCCTCAAAGGGTTTTTGGAAAACCCGAACTAA
- a CDS encoding O-acetylhomoserine aminocarboxypropyltransferase/cysteine synthase family protein — translation MPRNYKPETIALHGGQSPDPTTTSRAVPIYQTTSYVFKDTDHAARLFGLQEFGNIYTRLMNPTTDVLEQRVAALEGGVAALATASGQAAETLALLNIVESGQEIVASASLYGGTYNLLHYTFPKLGIKVHFVDPSDPENFRKAVNDKTRAFYAETLGNPKLDTLDLEAIAKVAHESGVPFIVDNTLPSPYLINPIEHGADIVVHSLTKFLGGHGTSIGGIIIDSGKFNWGNGKFKNFTEPDPSYHGLKFWDVFGKFEPFGGVNIAYIIKARVQGLRDTGAALSPFNAWQILQGVETLPLRIRKHSENALAVAEYLSKHPKVSWVNYPGLKTDKNYALAKKYHKRDLYGAILGFGIKGGVAEAKKFIDGLELFSLLANVGDAKSLAIHPASTTHQQLTPEEQASAGVTPDFVRLSVGLENIEDILFDLEEALKKV, via the coding sequence ATGCCTAGAAACTATAAACCCGAGACAATCGCACTTCACGGAGGCCAATCTCCGGACCCGACGACCACTTCCAGAGCGGTCCCGATTTATCAAACTACGTCCTACGTTTTTAAGGATACCGACCACGCCGCTAGACTTTTCGGTCTTCAAGAGTTCGGAAATATCTATACAAGACTGATGAACCCGACCACCGACGTTCTCGAACAAAGAGTCGCTGCGTTGGAAGGCGGGGTTGCGGCCCTTGCAACCGCTTCCGGTCAAGCGGCGGAAACACTCGCTCTTTTGAACATCGTGGAATCCGGTCAAGAAATCGTCGCCTCTGCTTCTTTATACGGCGGGACCTATAACCTACTTCACTATACGTTTCCGAAATTGGGAATCAAGGTTCACTTCGTAGACCCTTCCGATCCGGAGAATTTCCGCAAAGCGGTGAACGATAAAACCAGAGCCTTCTACGCGGAAACATTAGGAAATCCTAAATTAGATACTTTGGATCTCGAAGCCATCGCCAAAGTCGCTCACGAATCGGGAGTTCCTTTTATCGTGGACAACACACTTCCTTCTCCGTATCTGATCAACCCGATCGAACACGGAGCGGATATCGTGGTCCATTCTTTGACGAAATTCTTAGGAGGACACGGAACTTCCATCGGGGGAATCATCATCGATTCCGGTAAGTTCAACTGGGGCAACGGAAAGTTTAAGAATTTCACCGAGCCGGATCCGAGTTATCACGGTTTGAAATTCTGGGACGTATTCGGCAAGTTCGAGCCTTTCGGCGGAGTCAACATCGCTTATATCATCAAAGCGAGAGTGCAAGGTCTGAGAGATACGGGCGCCGCGCTTTCTCCTTTCAACGCTTGGCAAATCCTGCAAGGGGTGGAAACTCTTCCTCTCCGAATCCGCAAACATTCGGAAAACGCCCTTGCGGTCGCGGAATATCTGAGCAAACATCCGAAAGTATCCTGGGTAAACTACCCCGGCTTAAAAACGGATAAGAATTATGCCCTCGCGAAGAAATACCATAAGAGAGATCTCTACGGTGCGATCTTAGGTTTCGGAATCAAAGGCGGAGTCGCGGAAGCAAAGAAGTTCATCGACGGACTCGAGTTATTCTCCCTTTTGGCAAACGTAGGAGACGCAAAATCCTTGGCGATTCATCCCGCGTCGACAACACACCAACAGCTGACGCCCGAAGAACAAGCTTCCGCAGGTGTGACTCCGGACTTCGTTCGTCTTTCTGTGGGTCTGGAAAATATCGAAGATATTCTCTTCGATCTGGAAGAAGCGCTGAAGAAAGTTTGA
- a CDS encoding D-alanine--D-alanine ligase translates to MAKIAVFFGGSSTEHSISIRTGCFICKTLHAMGHSVKPILLTKEGGWVVPLEYRMLVPFESVNSPELFQEEFQKMNGVSKTDSVTYLDADIVFLGLHGGKGEDGTVQGFLGVLGIPYTGSGVTASAIAMDKTRANQIFLQSGQKVAPFFEIGKLEYTNSPEAAVNKLIGLGFPQFLKPVEGGSSVSTHKITNREQLAEQLSLMFETDSKIMSQSFLAGTEVSCGVLERYRNGKFSRIALPATEIVPGGEFFDFESKYKQGGSNEITPARISEIEMKKVQELAISAHESLGCRGYSRTDFILVNGEPHILETNTLPGMTETSLIPQQAKAAGISMEEVFADLIEIGLKSSLD, encoded by the coding sequence TTGGCTAAGATCGCAGTCTTTTTTGGTGGCAGTTCTACGGAACACAGTATCTCGATTCGAACCGGTTGTTTTATTTGTAAGACTTTGCATGCGATGGGGCATTCGGTCAAACCCATTCTCTTGACCAAGGAGGGAGGCTGGGTGGTTCCTTTAGAATATCGGATGCTCGTTCCGTTTGAGTCAGTGAATTCTCCGGAATTGTTTCAGGAAGAATTTCAAAAAATGAACGGTGTTTCCAAAACGGATTCCGTCACATATCTGGACGCGGACATCGTTTTTCTCGGTCTTCATGGAGGCAAGGGAGAAGACGGAACGGTCCAAGGTTTTTTAGGAGTTCTCGGAATTCCATATACGGGTTCGGGTGTTACCGCCTCGGCGATTGCCATGGACAAAACCAGGGCCAATCAGATTTTTTTACAATCCGGACAAAAGGTAGCTCCGTTCTTCGAGATCGGCAAGTTGGAGTATACGAACTCTCCCGAAGCTGCGGTCAACAAGTTGATCGGCTTGGGATTTCCTCAGTTTTTAAAACCGGTCGAAGGCGGTTCCAGCGTTTCTACGCATAAGATTACAAATCGGGAACAACTTGCGGAACAACTCTCTCTTATGTTTGAAACCGATTCCAAGATCATGAGCCAATCCTTTCTGGCGGGAACCGAGGTTTCTTGCGGAGTTTTGGAGCGGTATCGAAACGGAAAATTCTCGAGAATCGCGTTACCCGCAACCGAGATCGTTCCCGGTGGAGAATTTTTCGACTTCGAATCCAAATACAAACAAGGTGGCTCAAACGAAATCACGCCCGCGAGAATTTCCGAGATAGAAATGAAAAAGGTTCAAGAGCTTGCGATTTCCGCGCACGAATCTCTCGGTTGCAGAGGTTATTCCAGGACCGATTTTATCCTCGTAAACGGCGAACCTCATATCTTAGAAACGAATACCCTGCCCGGAATGACGGAAACCAGTTTGATTCCGCAACAGGCGAAGGCGGCCGGGATTTCGATGGAAGAGGTTTTTGCGGATCTGATCGAGATCGGGTTGAAAAGTTCTCTTGATTGA
- the metW gene encoding methionine biosynthesis protein MetW, producing the protein MTPLEKKTSIDLALKERPDFAYILNLIPSGSRVLDLGCGNGTLLYLLKEKGIRGQGIEKDEDCIVECIQRGVYVHHGDIDEGLEHHQDKRFDYVILNQTIQETRNPGEILKESLRIGKKVIVAFPNFGHWNVRWTILTTGKTPVTDLLPYRWFNTPNLHFLSVLDFVEFCEIQKFKIEDKAYFRDKSRVRIFPNFFSKLALFVIS; encoded by the coding sequence ATGACCCCCCTTGAAAAAAAGACATCCATCGATCTCGCTCTAAAAGAAAGACCGGACTTCGCTTATATTCTCAATTTGATTCCTTCCGGTTCGAGGGTTTTGGATTTGGGATGTGGAAACGGAACGTTGCTCTATCTTTTAAAAGAAAAAGGAATCCGCGGCCAAGGAATTGAAAAAGACGAGGATTGTATCGTGGAATGTATCCAACGAGGAGTTTACGTTCATCACGGTGACATCGACGAAGGTTTGGAACACCATCAAGACAAACGTTTTGATTACGTCATTCTCAACCAAACGATTCAGGAAACTAGAAATCCCGGCGAAATCTTAAAAGAATCCTTACGAATCGGTAAGAAGGTCATCGTTGCGTTTCCGAACTTCGGCCACTGGAACGTTCGTTGGACGATCTTAACGACCGGAAAAACACCCGTTACGGATCTGCTTCCGTATCGCTGGTTCAACACTCCGAATCTTCACTTTCTTTCGGTGCTGGACTTTGTCGAATTCTGCGAGATTCAAAAGTTTAAGATCGAAGACAAGGCGTACTTCAGAGATAAATCGCGGGTAAGAATTTTTCCAAACTTCTTCTCCAAACTTGCGCTTTTCGTAATATCTTAA